The genomic region GTTGGTATTGTAGATACTACCTTTGCTAGGGTTGATATGGCAAGGTACGCAATTGAGGAGTTGAGGAATAATGACCCATCCGTAGTGATAGAGAGAATAACAGTGCCAGGCTTTAAGAATACTCCCTGGGCCGCCAAGCAACTCATTAATAGGGGTGTTGATGCGGTCATGGTGTTTGGTTGGATTGGACCGAGCCTAACGGATAAGATAACCTATGCCGTGGCTTCCATGGGCCTCATAATGCTTCAGATTGAGTATGATAAGCCGATAATTGACGTGACGGTTCACGAGGACGAGGCACGTGATGAGAGGGAATTATTTGATATAGCCGTTGACAGGTCTAGGAAGCACGCTAGAAACCTCATACTGATGCTCAGGGGCGAGTTGACGAAGTGGGCTGGCATGGGCCTTAGGCAGGGTCGTCCAGACGTTGGGCCAATCATTAGGTAAAAGCTTTATTAAATGCCGTGTGAATGTCTCGTTGTGAGTTCATCGATTGAGCTTGTAGGGAAGGTATTCAATGAGTTGATGAGCGTTAATTTACTTATTAGCGTTAAGGATAGGAAGAACCCATTGGTTTCTGAGTACGTAATTAAGTATGGCAATAAATGCCCCAACATTACCAGCATTGATGAGGACATAAACATGGATAGGGAATTGACCTGGTACCAAGTATTGACTAACGGCATTGGCCTAAAGCTTAGTATAAATAGGATAGGCGTAAGTTTGGGTTCCAGTGATGGGTCCATAAGAATTACATTAAGGCTTATGAACGGTGATAGGTTAAAGTCATCTGAGGAATTCATAATGACCTGCGGTGAGGTTAAGGACTCCATTTACGGCAAATCAATCGTGGATTTATTCATCAACCTTGATGTCATCTCAAGGGTTTTAAATACCGTGAAAGAAAGGAGAAAGCTAAGTGATAATTACATCGATGAGTTATTGAAATTCTTAAGTAATGCTAAGTCTAGGGTTGAGCAGGACATAAGGAGGTTGGTTAGTGCCTATCAGTGGTTTGAGGAGTGATAGGTTATGGTTAGGAAAATGATATTATTCCTCGAGATGCATCAACCAAGGAGGTTGAGGTATGGTGTTCTTGATAAGTTGTGTGATTTAAGGGGTGATGAGGTTAATGAGTCGACGATAACCTCAATAATTTTTAATGACGAGGTGAATAGGGAAATATTGAATAGGGTTGCGGATAGATCGTACATTCCAACCCTCGAGTTGATGAAGGATTTGGGCAATGATGGTTTTAGAGCAGCCATATCAATATCTGGCTCGTTAATTGATCAGCTATTGATGTGGAGACCTGAGGTTATTGACCTGTTGAAGGAGTTGGTGAAGAGGGATGTTATTGAGTTGGTTACTGAGCCTTATCATCATTCTCTGGCGTCATTCGTTAGTGGGGATTTATTTCTTGAGGAGTTGAGGGATCATGTGGAGATGAATAAGTCATTATTTGGTCAGACGCCCATTGTCTTTGAGAATACGGAATTCCTTT from Vulcanisaeta distributa DSM 14429 harbors:
- the ribC gene encoding riboflavin synthase; this encodes MTLRVGIVDTTFARVDMARYAIEELRNNDPSVVIERITVPGFKNTPWAAKQLINRGVDAVMVFGWIGPSLTDKITYAVASMGLIMLQIEYDKPIIDVTVHEDEARDERELFDIAVDRSRKHARNLILMLRGELTKWAGMGLRQGRPDVGPIIR